In Deinococcus sp. KNUC1210, a single genomic region encodes these proteins:
- a CDS encoding MBL fold metallo-hydrolase: MFQDLTEPNLVLPLDQNDFFVILLGTGTPRAYPNAAKPALVVVAGGRPLLFDCGSDTVRQLIACGVMSQRIGDVFFTHHHYDHNAGFPDLFISSWRTHVGVMAGRSEPLRVYGPSNTRQIIGKFHDALSYDIGLRLSYNKSDEGGAEVVYRESDEGVLLDEGGVRVTAFAVDHRPASPAVGYSVEFAGRKVVISGDTRPVETTLIASRGASLLIHDAYNAAWLAEVRDANPDLAVQVMNPAKYHTTTLEAATLAASAGVPHLVLTHHIPVPRATPEAEASYTSGMAELYSGRITLGRDLMRLDVP; this comes from the coding sequence ATGTTCCAAGACCTGACCGAACCCAATCTCGTCCTTCCGCTGGATCAGAACGACTTCTTTGTCATCCTGCTGGGCACCGGCACGCCACGCGCCTACCCGAATGCTGCCAAGCCCGCGCTGGTGGTCGTCGCCGGGGGTCGCCCGCTGCTGTTCGACTGCGGGAGCGATACCGTGCGGCAATTGATCGCCTGCGGTGTGATGTCCCAGCGAATCGGTGACGTGTTCTTTACGCACCATCATTACGACCACAACGCCGGATTCCCAGACCTGTTCATCAGCAGTTGGCGTACCCACGTCGGCGTGATGGCAGGCCGCTCTGAGCCGCTGCGGGTCTACGGCCCCAGCAACACCCGGCAGATCATCGGCAAATTTCATGACGCCCTGAGCTACGATATCGGTCTTCGCCTGAGTTACAACAAATCGGATGAGGGCGGCGCAGAGGTCGTGTACCGCGAGAGCGACGAGGGCGTGCTGCTGGACGAGGGTGGCGTGCGCGTCACGGCGTTTGCCGTCGATCACCGCCCGGCTTCACCCGCAGTGGGCTACAGCGTGGAATTTGCGGGGCGCAAGGTGGTCATTTCTGGCGATACCCGCCCGGTAGAGACCACCCTTATTGCCAGCCGGGGCGCGTCGCTGCTGATTCACGATGCGTACAATGCCGCGTGGCTGGCCGAAGTCAGGGATGCCAATCCAGACCTCGCCGTGCAGGTCATGAATCCGGCCAAGTACCACACCACCACCCTGGAAGCAGCGACGCTGGCAGCATCGGCGGGTGTGCCACATCTCGTCCTGACGCATCACATCCCGGTGCCCAGAGCCACGCCGGAAGCAGAGGCGAGCTATACCTCTGGGATGGCTGAGCTGTACAGCGGCAGAATTACGCTGGGACGCGATCTGATGCGGCTGGACGTGCCATGA
- a CDS encoding DUF4917 family protein, translating into MIEAIIALHPESVDKNPKLSKMHDLLSRFRHIFTVNFDVLTYIAFSSFVTNSTTKFSDMFVKSEPESTVAHFRPPENINNGCTYLYYLHGGIHIFTEAEKKVTYKVIRAPHETIITAVRRKINETGSIPIFVFEGTKEYKMEKISSNAYLKKCHESLGEIESRKVLIFGLELMDNDRHIIEAISKNKNIQKIYFGIYSHDELDIDYIKARTRLLLKNSGKEITFYSTSEYFSQA; encoded by the coding sequence ATGATTGAAGCGATCATCGCACTTCACCCGGAATCAGTGGATAAAAACCCCAAGCTTTCAAAAATGCACGATCTCTTGAGCAGATTCAGGCACATCTTCACAGTAAATTTCGATGTACTAACATATATCGCGTTCTCAAGCTTCGTTACAAACAGTACGACTAAATTCAGCGACATGTTCGTAAAGAGTGAGCCAGAAAGTACGGTAGCTCATTTCAGGCCCCCGGAAAATATCAATAACGGCTGCACATATCTCTACTATCTACACGGCGGAATCCATATCTTCACCGAAGCAGAAAAGAAAGTCACTTACAAGGTCATCAGAGCGCCGCACGAAACCATCATTACAGCTGTCAGGCGTAAAATAAATGAGACGGGAAGCATACCCATTTTTGTCTTTGAAGGGACAAAAGAGTATAAGATGGAGAAAATCTCTTCCAATGCTTACCTAAAGAAATGCCATGAATCTCTGGGTGAAATCGAATCCAGGAAGGTGCTGATTTTTGGCCTGGAATTGATGGACAACGACAGGCATATCATTGAAGCAATTTCTAAAAACAAAAATATTCAAAAAATATATTTCGGCATCTACAGCCACGATGAACTCGACATCGATTACATCAAAGCACGTACCAGGCTGCTCCTGAAGAATTCGGGAAAAGAAATTACTTTTTATTCCACCTCTGAATATTTTAGTCAGGCATAG